The nucleotide window AAGTAGGTGATTTAGTCTGGTAGGAGCTGTGCCtcaaaatttttgttttcaatgtaTTGTTGATTGGGGCATGTAGTTCGTATTAAAACAAGTAAATGTAACCATCTTCTTTGTTAGCTATCTAATTATCGCTGAAAATTGTAAAGTCCCGGGATTTTCCTTCGCTTCAATCTGTTCTTTGAATATCTTTTTCACATAAACAAATTTCTCTCACTTTTAGAGCTCATAAAATCTTGGAATTGTTGGTATTCATGGAGAGTAGGAAAAGTTTGTTTCGTTGTCGTGGGACTTGTTTCCTTCCATGACTTTTGTCTAGCATGGATGGAATTGATGTCAAATGTCGGTTATACTGATTTCAATGGAGTTGCTTATGAACCTTAAAAGCCATTGTTGCGTTGCCAGATATGAACTACGTCGCCACATATAACCAGAAATTTCTTTCCCTAATTGGATATTTGCTGCTTCTAAGCTTCATTTAGTGTTACAAATTAAGGCAACTTGACTAGCCACAATTCCGCACAGTAAAGTAGCCTTTTATTCTGTGTAAAACTGTAACATAGTTTGATACTGTGTAACACAACATTTCTCactacaaaaagaaataaactgATAATTAGCAGGTTTGGATTTCCCCACCATAAAACTTTAGCCACCTACTCACCGTCACAATGCCTATCTCAACAAGAGATTAGAGGTCTTAAAGCATGGTGGTTTTGTTCTCTTCTCACTCTTATACTGCAACGCCGTCTTCCAAATCGAAGGACAACCAGATCTCATTCACCCTATGATCAAATTCAAATGGGGAATTGTACTGTGCAACAGTATAAACTGAAGTATGATCAGCTGCATGGCTTTTCTCGATGGCGGCAGACCAAACAGTACCTGCAAGACTGGCCTTCAAGGCAGCAGCTTCTTCTCCAACGCTGTCGTCTGATACAAACCCACTGAATTGTCTCACTGCAACATATGtggttttccatttttggacATGGAGGCCTTCTGCTGGTGGTGGGTTTTCTTGGTTCTTCTTTGGCACATAGAAGCTCACCACAAATGAAGATTCACAAAAGGGTCCATCGCTTGGTGAAACTTCACTGAGCACTGGGGCAGTCATCTCTATTTTCTCTCCGTACTTGTTCTTCCCTTGAATGTACTCAAACAGCCTGtgacaaaaaaaccaaaaaccatcATCAATGAACTCCAAAAATTCCAAAGTTCCCTCATTTCTTCAGTACAATTATTGTGATTGATCAATTATTGTTTCCTTGTGAGAGTAATTAGTACTTCAATTGAATTTGCGTAGAATCTGACTGTATCACCTCCCTCCCTCTTACGCAACATACATGTGAAACCCATCATATAAAATCTAACAACGAAACTCCCATGTTGTAAAAGAGAGATTATATATAACCGGCACAGCGGCACATACAATAATCATTTCGAATTAAGCCATTCCCATAATAATTCTAGCTTAGCAAGAATACATGaacaataaaaaaggaaaaacaaacttACTGTAAGAAGCCAGTTCTGGTGGCTTCAACAAGAGAGATATCTTGAATTGGAGAAGTGGATATCCATTCACTCGAATTGTATCGACGGACTTCATAGCCATTGCCAACCTCAATTGTGTCAAAGCTTGGGCACTCTATGCTGTTACATGATGGTGGAAATATGGCCAAGCTGCTATGAGTTTGTGGCCACAGACCCAAGTTCAGATGGGAAAGAAGGCTCAAGAAAAATGATAGCTTAAACATGCTAGAAGCAGCCATGATGGAGTTGTCaaagttgtgtgtgtgtttttgatATGGGAAAGTTGTATGTATTTGTATCCCCAACAGAGAGATATGGTAATTTTTGTGAGAGGTTGGTACATGTTGCTGAAGAGCATCAACGTCTTAGGTCCACAAGTTTATAGGACTTGTTTGGATGATTTAGGGGAGAATTT belongs to Prunus persica cultivar Lovell chromosome G4, Prunus_persica_NCBIv2, whole genome shotgun sequence and includes:
- the LOC18778139 gene encoding heme-binding protein 2 → MAASSMFKLSFFLSLLSHLNLGLWPQTHSSLAIFPPSCNSIECPSFDTIEVGNGYEVRRYNSSEWISTSPIQDISLVEATRTGFLQLFEYIQGKNKYGEKIEMTAPVLSEVSPSDGPFCESSFVVSFYVPKKNQENPPPAEGLHVQKWKTTYVAVRQFSGFVSDDSVGEEAAALKASLAGTVWSAAIEKSHAADHTSVYTVAQYNSPFEFDHRVNEIWLSFDLEDGVAV